The Geoglobus acetivorans genome window below encodes:
- a CDS encoding DUF1616 domain-containing protein: MEARGWRSVWDLIAIAVLSALLILIIYLFPESILRKVIGLAFILFFPGYSFITFLFPERKELDTIERVALSFGLSIAITPLIGLALNYTPFGIRLTPILLSLSAFNILFSSLAIYRRFSARDPFIPRMDMRDLLEWDEMSRLDKALTVVLLIAIFASIATLIYVITTPKPGEKFTEFYILGPEGKAADYPTKLWVGQNGTVIIGIVNHEYRTVNYTVEVWLVNATFQNNTTVIHHMYFFDRFNVTLNHTPVNIEGNWTPQWEMRYTFSIDKPGRYKMWFLLFKGEVPPLPSKAEKMKDYAGTEAERRILDAVEGRIQSLNLNLVVREI, encoded by the coding sequence ATGGAGGCGAGAGGCTGGAGAAGTGTCTGGGACCTCATTGCGATAGCTGTTTTATCAGCACTCTTAATTCTGATAATCTATCTCTTTCCCGAGAGCATCCTCAGGAAGGTGATCGGGCTGGCGTTCATTCTGTTCTTTCCGGGCTATTCGTTCATAACGTTTCTGTTTCCCGAGAGGAAGGAGCTCGACACCATCGAAAGGGTCGCGCTGTCCTTCGGCCTGAGCATTGCCATAACCCCCCTCATAGGCCTTGCTCTGAACTACACTCCCTTCGGGATAAGGCTCACGCCGATTCTGCTGAGCCTCTCTGCATTCAACATCCTGTTTTCGTCTTTGGCAATATACCGCAGGTTCAGCGCGAGGGATCCGTTCATACCCAGAATGGATATGAGGGACCTGCTCGAATGGGACGAGATGAGCAGGCTTGACAAAGCCTTAACGGTCGTTTTGCTTATCGCGATTTTCGCATCCATTGCGACGCTCATCTATGTCATCACAACACCTAAACCGGGCGAGAAGTTCACCGAGTTCTACATTCTCGGTCCAGAGGGCAAGGCTGCCGACTATCCGACAAAGCTGTGGGTCGGGCAGAACGGGACGGTGATAATCGGCATAGTGAACCACGAGTACAGGACCGTCAACTACACCGTAGAGGTGTGGCTTGTCAATGCAACATTTCAGAACAACACCACAGTCATCCACCACATGTACTTCTTCGACAGGTTCAACGTTACGCTCAACCACACGCCCGTGAACATCGAGGGCAACTGGACACCCCAGTGGGAGATGAGGTACACGTTTTCGATTGACAAACCCGGCAGGTACAAGATGTGGTTCCTGCTTTTCAAAGGTGAGGTTCCCCCACTGCCATCAAAGGCTGAGAAGATGAAGGATTACGCTGGTACTGAAGCAGAGAGGAGGATTTTGGATGCTGTGGAGGGGAGAATTCAGAGTTTAAATCTGAATCTTGTTGTAAGAGAGATTTGA
- a CDS encoding RNA-binding domain-containing protein, translating to MDLGFILKLIREGESEKIEFKRSATGDINREICAFANAEGGYILIGVDDDGNIVGCNVKNPLMFSQILFSPSSPRPRSGHAGLHLETGMCLWWRSKNPVLYVL from the coding sequence ATGGATCTGGGTTTTATCCTGAAACTTATAAGGGAAGGGGAGTCCGAAAAAATTGAATTCAAGAGAAGTGCCACAGGTGACATTAACAGAGAGATTTGCGCATTTGCAAATGCAGAAGGCGGATACATACTGATAGGAGTCGATGATGATGGCAATATTGTCGGATGTAACGTGAAAAATCCCTTGATGTTCTCACAAATTCTGTTCAGTCCATCATCCCCCCGCCCAAGATCAGGACACGCAGGTTTACACTTGGAGACAGGGATGTGCTTGTGGTGGAGGTCGAAAAATCCAGTACTCTATGTTCTGTAA
- a CDS encoding ATP-binding protein, whose translation MEVEKSSTLCSVSGVAYIRIGTGIRPLSIQEIVTLSAELGAINWDEMPSLSADHINMDYVRWFFDTMEKARGKRVPEDMWMKYLRSVKAIKGDRLTNAGVLFFTDASEFLSQCRCRVIFVDGEPEKSKEYEGPVWKIIEEVFTDITRELRRPEVVVATRRVRIEEYPVRALREAIINAFAHRNYAIPSDVRIFVHPGRIVVRNPGNLMPGVDLNDPEHVPRNPALCQLLYDTGFIEKYGYGIVMIREECEKHPMVRVEFKATASKFEVVFRKEAGDILDELDRSILRILSTPKRSGEIAGELGVSKPTVITRLKKLESLGLVRREGRGPQVRYRIV comes from the coding sequence GTGGAGGTCGAAAAATCCAGTACTCTATGTTCTGTAAGTGGTGTGGCATACATACGAATCGGAACCGGAATAAGACCGCTGTCAATTCAGGAAATCGTCACGCTGTCAGCCGAACTGGGAGCAATAAACTGGGACGAGATGCCAAGCCTGAGTGCTGACCACATCAACATGGATTACGTAAGGTGGTTCTTTGACACCATGGAAAAAGCGAGGGGGAAGAGAGTGCCGGAAGACATGTGGATGAAGTATCTGAGGAGCGTCAAGGCAATAAAAGGTGACAGATTGACAAACGCGGGCGTTCTCTTCTTTACAGACGCATCAGAGTTTTTGAGCCAGTGCAGATGCAGGGTCATATTCGTTGATGGAGAGCCGGAGAAAAGCAAGGAATACGAGGGGCCGGTATGGAAGATAATTGAAGAAGTCTTTACCGACATCACCAGGGAACTCAGAAGACCGGAAGTTGTGGTTGCGACGAGGAGAGTGAGGATTGAGGAGTATCCCGTGAGAGCTCTGAGGGAGGCAATAATCAACGCCTTCGCCCACAGAAACTACGCAATACCATCTGACGTGAGAATATTCGTTCACCCCGGCAGAATAGTCGTAAGGAATCCCGGAAATCTGATGCCCGGAGTTGACTTAAACGACCCAGAGCATGTTCCGAGGAATCCAGCGCTGTGCCAGCTACTGTACGATACGGGATTCATAGAGAAGTACGGTTACGGGATAGTGATGATTCGTGAGGAGTGTGAAAAGCACCCCATGGTAAGAGTGGAGTTCAAAGCCACGGCGAGTAAATTCGAGGTGGTATTCAGAAAGGAGGCTGGAGATATTCTGGATGAGCTGGACAGGAGCATTCTGAGAATTCTCAGCACGCCGAAGAGAAGTGGCGAGATAGCAGGTGAGCTCGGAGTTTCGAAGCCAACTGTTATAACGCGCTTAAAAAAGCTTGAGAGCCTGGGACTGGTCAGGAGAGAGGGGAGGGGACCGCAGGTGAGATACAGGATCGTTTGA
- a CDS encoding antitoxin AF2212-like protein, which translates to MGIKAKYEKGVLKPLEELNLKEGEEVEIEIRRKKADILKYAGILKDLSREEIGMFMEAAKRRSLFKEARL; encoded by the coding sequence ATGGGAATAAAAGCGAAGTACGAGAAGGGAGTTTTAAAACCTCTTGAAGAATTAAACCTGAAAGAAGGTGAAGAAGTAGAAATAGAAATCAGGAGAAAAAAGGCAGACATTCTGAAGTATGCAGGAATTCTAAAAGATTTAAGCAGAGAGGAAATTGGAATGTTCATGGAGGCTGCAAAGAGGAGGAGTCTTTTTAAAGAGGCAAGGTTATGA
- a CDS encoding PIN domain-containing protein: MKRSLIDTSILIAFLRGEQSVVSKVGGYLEEFDKLSLSIITYYEILRGLKYLGNERKLKEFDELMDESEIITLDRKIIRKGSEIYAELKREGKMIEDADILIAATCLVRGFVLITDNEKHFRRIKGLETENWLE, translated from the coding sequence ATGAAGAGATCTCTCATAGATACGAGCATACTCATTGCATTTCTAAGGGGAGAGCAGAGTGTTGTTTCTAAAGTGGGAGGATACTTAGAAGAATTCGATAAGCTGAGTCTGAGCATAATAACCTACTATGAAATACTCAGAGGGCTGAAATATCTGGGAAACGAGAGGAAACTAAAGGAATTCGATGAGTTAATGGATGAAAGCGAGATAATTACGCTTGATAGAAAAATCATCCGGAAAGGATCTGAGATCTATGCGGAGCTAAAGAGAGAAGGGAAGATGATAGAGGATGCGGACATACTAATAGCGGCAACATGTCTTGTAAGGGGCTTTGTTTTGATAACGGATAACGAAAAACACTTCAGAAGAATAAAGGGGCTTGAAACTGAAAACTGGCTGGAATAG
- a CDS encoding polysaccharide biosynthesis-like protein, whose translation MDEVNKVLQGIARGTGIGFTGTIISMFFSFLSVAVIARFFSRAEYGVFNLALTILSVAVVTAKMLGEIAFTKVL comes from the coding sequence TTGGACGAGGTTAATAAGGTCCTGCAAGGGATTGCAAGGGGAACTGGAATAGGATTCACTGGTACAATCATTTCGATGTTCTTCAGCTTTTTAAGCGTCGCAGTCATAGCGAGGTTTTTCTCCAGAGCAGAATACGGCGTTTTCAATCTGGCTTTGACGATTTTAAGTGTTGCAGTTGTAACGGCAAAGATGCTAGGAGAGATCGCGTTTACAAAAGTCCTGTAA
- a CDS encoding PIN domain-containing protein, protein MVFGGVQHEKDRIEGVVDVGLIVVSHFENPAQDHALEFLKEVLLWKKRCLIPVTAFLGAYHILANYLRVERVSAYEALKKTLETKSPAFYADLDVEAVIESLTNAMGYRIESWDGYVVAIARAHSAPIIYTVDKKMKKRVKDLHVINPIPEDVFEKYNEWLRKNLG, encoded by the coding sequence GTGGTATTCGGCGGAGTTCAGCATGAGAAAGATAGGATTGAAGGAGTAGTCGACGTTGGCCTGATAGTGGTATCACATTTTGAGAATCCTGCACAGGATCATGCTCTCGAATTTTTAAAGGAGGTCCTGCTCTGGAAAAAAAGATGTCTGATTCCCGTAACGGCTTTCCTCGGTGCATACCACATACTCGCCAACTATCTCAGGGTTGAGAGGGTTTCTGCTTACGAAGCTTTAAAAAAGACTCTTGAAACGAAATCTCCAGCATTCTATGCAGATCTGGATGTGGAGGCTGTCATCGAGTCTCTGACAAATGCAATGGGTTACAGGATAGAATCCTGGGATGGTTATGTTGTTGCCATTGCCAGAGCCCATTCGGCCCCTATAATCTACACGGTGGATAAGAAGATGAAGAAAAGAGTAAAGGACCTTCATGTGATTAACCCAATTCCCGAGGATGTTTTTGAGAAATATAACGAGTGGTTGAGGAAAAATCTTGGCTAA
- a CDS encoding AbrB/MazE/SpoVT family DNA-binding domain-containing protein, whose protein sequence is MVKLAKVKIDKFGRILIPKEIRRSLGIKEETELEIEVKDEKILITLRNHGLEKKVEELMSFLRSSAPKPFVGDEEAGEKWYSAEFSMRKIGLKE, encoded by the coding sequence GTGGTAAAATTGGCAAAAGTCAAAATAGATAAATTTGGCAGAATCTTAATTCCAAAGGAGATCCGGAGAAGTCTGGGGATAAAGGAAGAAACAGAGCTTGAGATAGAGGTAAAGGATGAAAAAATTCTGATAACGCTTAGGAATCACGGTCTTGAAAAAAAAGTTGAGGAGCTCATGAGCTTCCTCAGAAGCAGCGCTCCAAAACCTTTTGTTGGCGATGAGGAGGCTGGAGAAAAGTGGTATTCGGCGGAGTTCAGCATGAGAAAGATAGGATTGAAGGAGTAG
- a CDS encoding nucleotide sugar dehydrogenase, translated as MNISVIGSGYVGMVTGIGFAELGNEVIFVDIDEKKVDTINSGKAPIFEKELDELIQRNRNKYKATKEYNIIADTDITFICVGTPSREDGSIDLTFVKSAAAEIGKVLASKDMFHAVVVKSTVIPGTTEKVIKPIIERESGKEAFKDFGLAVNPEFLREGNAVHDFFNPDRIVIGVRDKKTKEVLETLYKPFSCSKLITDIKTAEMIKYASNAFLATKISFANEIGNICKKLGIDAYEVFKGVGLDHRINPAFFRAGIGFGGSCFPKDIKALIAKAEELGVNPKILKAVIEVNEEQPLKMIELLKEHIPDLKGKRIGILGLAFKPDTDDIRESRAIPIVQKLIEEGANIIAYDPEAMDAFARMFPQIEYASSAEKVITKSDAVLIVTEWGEFNELNYKGKIVIDGRRVEKAMKEAGIYEGVCW; from the coding sequence ATGAATATTTCAGTAATAGGTTCTGGCTATGTTGGGATGGTTACCGGCATTGGTTTCGCTGAACTCGGTAACGAAGTGATTTTTGTTGACATTGACGAAAAGAAAGTTGATACTATAAATTCTGGAAAAGCACCGATATTCGAAAAAGAGCTTGATGAGCTCATACAGAGGAATAGAAATAAATACAAAGCAACAAAAGAATACAACATCATTGCTGATACGGATATCACATTCATATGCGTTGGAACTCCCTCAAGAGAGGATGGATCGATTGACTTAACGTTTGTCAAATCTGCTGCTGCGGAAATTGGAAAAGTCTTAGCCAGTAAGGACATGTTCCATGCTGTCGTTGTAAAGAGTACTGTAATTCCGGGCACAACAGAAAAAGTCATTAAACCAATTATTGAAAGGGAATCTGGTAAAGAAGCTTTTAAGGATTTCGGACTTGCAGTAAATCCCGAGTTTCTCAGAGAGGGGAATGCTGTCCACGATTTCTTCAATCCAGACAGGATAGTGATAGGGGTTAGGGACAAAAAGACAAAAGAAGTGCTGGAAACGTTGTATAAGCCGTTCAGTTGCTCGAAACTGATTACAGATATCAAAACTGCTGAAATGATCAAATACGCCTCAAATGCATTTTTAGCAACGAAAATATCGTTTGCGAACGAGATTGGCAATATATGCAAAAAACTTGGGATTGATGCGTACGAAGTTTTCAAGGGAGTTGGGCTGGATCACAGAATAAATCCAGCATTTTTCAGGGCTGGAATTGGTTTCGGAGGTTCTTGTTTCCCCAAAGACATAAAGGCGTTGATAGCAAAAGCAGAAGAGCTCGGAGTGAATCCAAAGATTCTCAAGGCTGTTATAGAAGTAAACGAAGAACAGCCACTGAAGATGATAGAGCTGTTAAAGGAGCATATTCCTGATTTAAAAGGGAAAAGAATCGGAATACTGGGTTTAGCGTTTAAGCCGGATACAGACGATATAAGGGAAAGCAGAGCAATTCCAATAGTGCAAAAATTGATTGAGGAGGGAGCTAACATTATCGCTTACGATCCAGAAGCGATGGATGCTTTTGCCAGAATGTTTCCACAGATTGAATACGCTTCTTCAGCTGAAAAAGTAATTACTAAATCTGATGCTGTGTTAATTGTCACGGAATGGGGTGAGTTCAATGAACTAAACTATAAGGGAAAGATCGTAATAGACGGCAGAAGGGTTGAAAAAGCAATGAAAGAAGCCGGAATATATGAGGGAGTGTGCTGGTAA
- the galU gene encoding UTP--glucose-1-phosphate uridylyltransferase GalU, with amino-acid sequence MDIKKAVIPAAGLGTRFLPVTKSMPKEMLPIIDKPVIHYVVEEAIRSGIEDILIITGRGKRAIEDYFDTSPELELHLKRNNKKELEKVVREISSLADIHYIRQKEPRGLGDAILKAEKHVGDEPFAVLLGDDILINDIPATKQLIEVFSKVNSTVIGVERVPFDRVYKYGIIDGVKNGELYEVRNLVEKPRPEEAPSNLGIAGRYILTPDIFDCVRETKPGVGGEIQLTDALKLLLQKQKIYAYEIRGERYDIGDKLEYVRAILDFALERADLKEAIIEYARKKFT; translated from the coding sequence ATGGATATAAAGAAAGCAGTGATCCCGGCTGCTGGTTTAGGGACTCGTTTTTTACCAGTGACAAAATCCATGCCAAAAGAAATGCTCCCTATTATTGACAAACCTGTTATACACTATGTGGTTGAAGAAGCGATTCGATCGGGAATAGAAGACATCCTCATAATCACCGGGCGAGGTAAAAGGGCCATAGAGGATTATTTTGACACCTCTCCTGAACTGGAATTGCACCTGAAGAGGAATAATAAAAAAGAGCTAGAAAAGGTTGTGAGGGAAATCTCGTCTCTTGCAGATATTCACTACATAAGACAAAAGGAACCTAGGGGCTTAGGAGATGCCATACTGAAGGCTGAAAAGCACGTTGGTGATGAGCCATTTGCCGTTCTTTTGGGTGATGATATCCTCATAAATGATATTCCAGCAACAAAGCAGTTAATTGAAGTATTCAGTAAGGTAAACAGCACGGTTATAGGAGTTGAAAGAGTTCCATTTGATAGAGTTTACAAATATGGGATCATAGACGGAGTTAAGAACGGAGAGCTTTATGAGGTAAGGAATCTGGTTGAAAAACCCAGACCTGAAGAAGCACCAAGTAACTTAGGAATAGCTGGCAGGTATATCCTTACTCCAGATATTTTCGATTGCGTTAGAGAGACAAAGCCAGGGGTTGGAGGAGAAATACAGTTAACCGATGCTTTGAAGCTTTTACTTCAAAAACAGAAGATTTACGCATATGAAATTAGGGGAGAGAGGTACGACATTGGGGATAAATTGGAATACGTTAGGGCGATACTAGATTTCGCTTTAGAGAGAGCGGATTTAAAAGAAGCGATAATAGAATACGCCAGAAAAAAGTTTACGTAG
- a CDS encoding GDP-mannose 4,6-dehydratase translates to MKRALITGVTGQDGAYLAKFLLEKGYEVYGTYRRLSSPNFWRLQYLGIFDKVNLIPVDLSDTSSIFEAIKTSEPDEIYHLAAQSFVGASFEQPIATGDISGLAVTRILEVVRQVNPEIKFYQASTSELYGNSREEGILNEETPFRPASPYAAAKLYGYWTTRIYRDAYGIFAVNGILFNHESPLRGLEFVTRKISNAVAKIALGLEKELRLGNLEAKRDWGYAPEYVECMWLMLQQDEPDDYVIATGEAHSIRKFCETAFDIVGLDWQEYVSVDKRFMRPLDVKYLCGDYSKAKNKLGWEPRTKFKKLVEIMVKEDLNRWERWLNGENFPWDAPNYPSEVKILTRTLRT, encoded by the coding sequence ATGAAAAGGGCTTTGATAACCGGTGTGACGGGACAAGATGGGGCATACCTTGCAAAGTTTCTCTTGGAAAAAGGGTATGAAGTATATGGAACTTATAGAAGACTTTCTTCGCCGAATTTCTGGAGATTGCAGTATCTTGGCATTTTCGATAAAGTGAATCTGATACCAGTTGATCTCTCAGATACAAGTTCGATTTTTGAAGCTATAAAGACTTCCGAACCAGATGAGATCTACCACTTGGCAGCGCAGAGTTTTGTTGGAGCCTCATTTGAACAGCCAATTGCAACTGGAGATATCTCTGGCTTAGCTGTAACGAGAATTTTAGAGGTAGTAAGGCAGGTAAACCCTGAAATAAAATTTTATCAGGCATCTACATCTGAATTGTATGGCAATTCAAGAGAAGAGGGCATATTAAATGAAGAGACGCCCTTTAGACCCGCCTCACCTTACGCTGCAGCAAAATTATATGGCTACTGGACTACAAGGATATACAGGGATGCCTATGGAATATTTGCAGTGAATGGCATCCTGTTCAATCACGAATCCCCTTTAAGAGGTTTAGAATTTGTAACAAGGAAGATATCGAATGCTGTAGCGAAAATAGCTTTAGGGCTTGAGAAAGAATTGAGGCTAGGCAATTTAGAAGCAAAACGAGACTGGGGATATGCTCCAGAGTACGTTGAATGTATGTGGCTCATGCTCCAGCAGGATGAGCCTGACGATTACGTAATCGCCACTGGGGAGGCTCACAGTATCAGGAAATTCTGTGAGACTGCTTTTGACATTGTTGGTTTAGACTGGCAGGAATATGTCAGCGTTGATAAAAGGTTTATGCGACCATTGGATGTCAAGTATCTGTGCGGTGATTATTCAAAGGCTAAGAACAAGCTTGGCTGGGAACCAAGAACGAAGTTCAAGAAGCTAGTTGAAATAATGGTCAAAGAAGACTTGAATAGATGGGAAAGATGGCTTAATGGCGAGAATTTCCCGTGGGACGCTCCGAATTATCCAAGTGAGGTAAAAATACTAACAAGGACTCTGAGAACATGA
- a CDS encoding HD domain-containing protein: MNSDIIKKAEKFVRHVYSNKYIPGHDWLHTCRVRNLALTIADGCDINKEALEIAALFHDVGRVRSDKNHAIASAEIAMDFLKNFDLEVEFVDVVVKSIEEHERLYEPTYLEGKILQDADKLDGMGAIGIIRAAEASAFNSKLEYDTQNPFGVGCTDLEEWIDENIRQIPNRNLRVDKYLIEEIIGRQMQWINMMWTEKARRMAQRRFDLMKTFLKELEKDLREAGVVMDTMQ, encoded by the coding sequence ATGAACAGCGACATTATCAAGAAGGCAGAAAAATTTGTTCGGCATGTTTATTCTAATAAGTATATCCCCGGCCATGACTGGCTGCATACATGCAGGGTAAGAAATCTGGCATTGACAATTGCAGATGGTTGCGACATAAACAAAGAAGCTTTGGAAATTGCGGCATTATTTCACGATGTTGGCAGAGTTAGAAGTGATAAAAACCACGCTATAGCGTCGGCAGAAATTGCAATGGATTTTTTAAAGAACTTCGATCTTGAAGTAGAATTTGTGGATGTTGTTGTTAAAAGCATTGAAGAACACGAGAGGTTGTATGAGCCTACTTATTTAGAAGGGAAGATACTGCAGGATGCCGATAAACTTGATGGAATGGGTGCAATAGGCATAATCCGAGCTGCAGAAGCGTCAGCATTTAATTCTAAGCTGGAATATGATACACAGAATCCATTTGGTGTTGGATGCACAGATCTCGAGGAGTGGATTGATGAAAACATAAGACAGATTCCAAATAGAAATTTGAGGGTCGATAAATATCTGATCGAGGAGATAATTGGCAGGCAAATGCAATGGATAAATATGATGTGGACTGAAAAGGCAAGAAGAATGGCACAGAGAAGATTTGACCTTATGAAGACATTTTTAAAAGAACTTGAAAAAGATCTGAGAGAGGCGGGCGTAGTAATGGACACAATGCAATAA
- a CDS encoding GDP-mannose 4,6-dehydratase produces the protein MDWGGKRVLVTGVSGFVGSYLAKYLLEKGAEVYGLVRKKVDGGKQKFGEKIKIVEGDITNIYSITLALNKSEPDVVFHLAAQSFVPKSFEYPLDTLNTNTIGTANLLEAVRLKEVDPVIVFAGSSDEYGLVISSEEQYNRVKKKYGTMFPEPEKIPELPVRESNPLRPMSPYAMSKVHGEYLMRNYYYAYGLKTVVSRSFNHEGAGRGAMFVTSVITSQVVKLKSGESDRIVIGNVNAFRDWSHVMDIVEGYCLLAEKGKHGDVYNLGSMRTNSVLSYILLSLEQAGWKIEKIETMNGGKTVDNPTERDYSKIFGVNFEKTKVDKMMLEGDIEFTIKNKGIWVHTDEDKIPIEFDAKKFRPAEAPILLSDTSKVQRIGFKTKYTLEEIIKDQLNYFYEKCK, from the coding sequence ATGGACTGGGGCGGTAAGAGGGTGCTGGTAACAGGAGTGAGTGGTTTTGTCGGCTCGTATTTAGCCAAATATCTCCTTGAAAAGGGCGCCGAAGTTTATGGTCTTGTGAGGAAAAAAGTGGATGGAGGAAAACAAAAATTTGGTGAGAAGATTAAAATTGTTGAAGGAGATATAACCAATATATATAGTATCACACTAGCCTTGAATAAATCCGAGCCAGATGTTGTATTTCATCTCGCAGCCCAATCTTTCGTTCCCAAGAGCTTTGAATATCCGCTGGATACTCTGAACACAAACACGATCGGTACGGCAAATTTGCTTGAGGCAGTGAGACTAAAAGAGGTAGATCCAGTAATCGTATTTGCTGGCTCAAGTGACGAATACGGTTTGGTTATAAGTTCAGAAGAGCAATACAACAGAGTGAAGAAGAAATACGGCACAATGTTTCCCGAACCTGAAAAAATTCCAGAACTGCCAGTCAGAGAGAGTAATCCATTGAGGCCTATGTCGCCATACGCCATGAGTAAAGTTCACGGCGAATACCTAATGAGGAACTACTATTACGCATACGGGCTTAAAACAGTGGTTTCGAGAAGTTTCAACCACGAGGGAGCGGGCAGAGGAGCAATGTTCGTGACATCGGTAATAACGAGCCAGGTGGTTAAGCTGAAGTCTGGTGAATCTGACAGGATTGTTATAGGGAACGTAAACGCTTTCAGAGACTGGAGCCATGTGATGGACATAGTAGAGGGCTACTGCCTGCTTGCTGAGAAGGGGAAGCATGGAGATGTTTACAATCTTGGATCAATGAGAACAAATTCTGTTCTGAGCTACATACTGCTTAGTTTAGAGCAAGCTGGGTGGAAGATTGAAAAAATTGAAACTATGAATGGCGGAAAGACTGTGGATAATCCAACAGAGAGGGACTACTCGAAGATCTTTGGAGTGAATTTCGAGAAAACCAAAGTTGACAAAATGATGCTTGAAGGAGATATTGAGTTCACGATCAAAAATAAGGGTATATGGGTCCACACGGATGAGGACAAAATTCCGATAGAATTTGATGCTAAAAAGTTCAGACCTGCGGAAGCTCCTATACTGCTTTCAGATACGAGTAAGGTTCAGAGAATAGGGTTTAAGACTAAATACACGCTGGAAGAGATAATAAAAGACCAATTGAACTATTTTTATGAGAAGTGCAAATAG
- a CDS encoding oligosaccharide flippase family protein, translating into MTTVRRVAKNIIALASAELITKFLMFILIVLIARYLGDVGYGKYSFAMAFTSFFLILSDLGLSTLTIREVAREKELAGKYLGNLSLVKLVLSVVSFLLLVVIINLMDYPYDTKLAVYIAGAYVVVSSFTQFFISFFRAFERMEYETLVRVFEKIIAFILVVCLIYLGYGLIEIMLAYLVSGIFSFLIGGLIVLRKFAMPEFKVDVSFLKHAIKEALPFGLTAVFVVIYFKIDTVMLSVMKGDAVVGWYNAAYSIIDGLTALVAGSISFAFFPVMSRYAKSSKEMLKKVYFRAFLLLFSAGLTISVLVTIFADKIILILYGQEYLNSILALRILIWAFFIICISTISSTLLNSVNKQNIVAMGTGLGATLNVILNLVLIPKYSYVGAAYATLITEGIGFGIYLGCIIKFLKNPLQRGYEVKGGV; encoded by the coding sequence GTGACCACAGTAAGACGAGTTGCGAAAAACATAATAGCTTTAGCATCTGCTGAACTCATAACAAAGTTTCTCATGTTTATTTTAATAGTCTTAATTGCAAGGTATCTGGGAGATGTAGGCTACGGTAAATACTCCTTTGCGATGGCTTTTACGTCCTTTTTCTTAATTCTCTCAGATTTGGGTTTGAGCACGTTAACTATAAGAGAGGTAGCGAGAGAAAAAGAGCTGGCTGGAAAGTATCTTGGAAACTTATCGTTAGTCAAACTAGTCTTGTCAGTTGTATCGTTTTTGCTTTTGGTCGTTATTATCAATCTTATGGATTATCCATACGATACCAAATTGGCAGTTTATATTGCTGGTGCTTATGTTGTCGTATCTTCTTTTACTCAGTTTTTCATTTCTTTTTTTAGAGCTTTTGAAAGAATGGAATACGAAACGCTTGTAAGGGTTTTTGAGAAAATTATTGCATTCATTCTGGTTGTGTGTTTAATCTATCTTGGTTATGGTCTAATAGAGATCATGTTAGCATATCTGGTTTCTGGAATTTTCAGCTTTCTAATCGGCGGTTTGATCGTGCTTAGGAAATTTGCTATGCCAGAGTTTAAAGTCGATGTTTCTTTTCTAAAACATGCTATAAAAGAGGCATTGCCATTTGGTCTCACAGCAGTTTTTGTTGTGATTTATTTCAAAATTGATACTGTTATGCTCTCAGTAATGAAGGGAGATGCTGTTGTTGGCTGGTATAACGCAGCATATAGTATAATTGATGGATTGACAGCTTTAGTGGCGGGATCAATATCATTTGCTTTCTTTCCTGTAATGTCAAGGTATGCTAAATCTTCAAAGGAGATGTTAAAGAAAGTATATTTTAGGGCTTTTCTGCTATTATTTAGTGCTGGACTAACGATTTCGGTTCTTGTGACTATTTTTGCAGATAAAATAATATTGATCCTTTACGGACAAGAGTATTTGAATTCGATATTAGCGTTGAGAATTCTGATATGGGCGTTCTTTATAATCTGCATAAGCACAATATCGAGTACATTGTTAAATTCTGTCAATAAACAAAATATAGTTGCTATGGGAACTGGACTTGGAGCGACTTTGAATGTTATTTTGAATTTAGTTTTAATTCCCAAATACAGCTACGTTGGGGCGGCTTACGCCACATTAATAACAGAGGGTATTGGGTTTGGAATATATCTGGGGTGTATTATTAAGTTTTTAAAGAATCCTCTACAAAGAGGTTATGAAGTGAAAGGTGGGGTATAA